One segment of Candidatus Paceibacterota bacterium DNA contains the following:
- a CDS encoding rod shape-determining protein, producing MTIRKLFSYISSDIAIDLGTATSLVYVKGKGIVIHEPSVVAVNKKTGQILAIGEEAKKMVGRTPAHIVATRPLVDGVVSDFEVTEQMLKYFIEKVHKGRFFIGPRPRVIVGIPYGVTEVEQRAVRDAAKSAGAGEVFLIEEPMAAAIGSRLPVQEAGGNFIVDIGGGTTEVAVMSLGGIVTAKSLRIAGDRLNEDIIRYAEENYKLLIGERGAEDIKIRIGSAYSMKEKKELPLRGRNLVTGLPEEIMISSEEVKKAMSKSIKEIVMAIKTTVEETPPELLSDIMSRGIYLAGGGSLLKGLDILIQEEVKIPTRLIEDPVTAVARGAGLVLENIDELYDVLTNSEELDPLK from the coding sequence ATGACAATACGTAAACTTTTTTCTTACATATCAAGCGATATAGCGATAGACCTTGGAACTGCGACTTCTCTTGTTTACGTAAAAGGGAAGGGAATTGTTATTCATGAACCGTCGGTTGTTGCCGTTAATAAAAAGACAGGCCAGATACTGGCGATAGGAGAAGAGGCAAAAAAGATGGTTGGAAGAACTCCTGCTCATATTGTTGCTACAAGGCCGCTTGTTGACGGAGTTGTTTCCGATTTTGAGGTAACAGAGCAAATGCTCAAATATTTCATTGAAAAAGTCCATAAAGGAAGATTTTTTATCGGACCTCGCCCAAGAGTAATTGTTGGAATTCCTTACGGAGTTACCGAAGTTGAACAAAGAGCCGTTCGCGATGCTGCCAAAAGCGCGGGAGCGGGAGAAGTTTTTCTTATAGAAGAACCAATGGCCGCTGCGATTGGTTCGCGCCTTCCGGTTCAAGAAGCCGGAGGAAACTTTATTGTCGATATCGGAGGAGGAACAACGGAAGTTGCCGTAATGTCTCTAGGGGGGATAGTAACGGCCAAAAGCCTTAGAATTGCCGGAGACCGTCTTAATGAGGATATAATAAGGTATGCTGAGGAAAACTATAAGCTTCTTATAGGAGAAAGAGGAGCGGAAGATATAAAAATAAGAATTGGATCTGCTTATTCTATGAAAGAGAAAAAAGAACTTCCTTTGAGAGGAAGAAATCTTGTAACGGGATTGCCGGAAGAAATTATGATATCAAGCGAAGAGGTAAAAAAAGCAATGTCAAAATCAATAAAGGAGATAGTAATGGCGATTAAAACAACAGTTGAGGAAACTCCTCCTGAGCTTTTATCGGATATTATGTCAAGAGGAATATATCTTGCCGGAGGAGGCAGTCTTTTAAAGGGCCTTGATATTTTAATCCAAGAAGAGGTCAAAATACCGACAAGATTGATTGAAGACCCGGTTACAGCGGTTGCAAGGGGAGCGGGACTAGTTCTTGAAAATATAGACGAATTGTATGATGTTCTTACAAACTCTGAAGAATTGGATCCTTTGAAATAA
- the nusG gene encoding transcription termination/antitermination protein NusG, giving the protein MAKQQLPEQRNWYVIHTYSGYEDAVAKNLKQRAESFGMEDKIFSIIVPKEKKIKIKNGKRKTVEEKIYPGYVLIEMIVTDDSWYVVRNTPNVTGFIGVGTTPVPISLKEVEYLKGRMGAEKPQHKIESKIGDLVKITDGPFKNLEGKVFEIDEEKGKVRVHVNMFGRDTPVELDSLQIKKI; this is encoded by the coding sequence ATGGCAAAACAACAATTACCAGAACAAAGGAATTGGTATGTAATACATACTTATTCCGGATACGAAGATGCAGTTGCTAAAAACCTTAAACAAAGAGCAGAGTCTTTCGGAATGGAAGACAAGATTTTCAGTATTATTGTTCCTAAAGAAAAGAAAATAAAGATAAAAAACGGAAAAAGAAAAACAGTTGAAGAAAAGATATATCCAGGGTATGTTTTAATTGAAATGATAGTAACGGATGATTCATGGTATGTAGTTAGAAATACTCCCAATGTTACCGGATTTATCGGAGTAGGAACTACTCCTGTTCCTATTTCTCTAAAGGAGGTGGAATATTTAAAAGGCAGAATGGGAGCCGAAAAACCCCAGCATAAAATAGAATCCAAAATAGGGGATTTGGTTAAGATTACAGATGGACCATTTAAAAATCTTGAAGGAAAGGTTTTTGAAATAGACGAAGAAAAAGGAAAAGTGAGAGTTCATGTAAATATGTTTGGCAGAGATACTCCCGTGGAGCTTGATTCACTGCAGATAAAAAAAATATAA
- a CDS encoding His/Gly/Thr/Pro-type tRNA ligase C-terminal domain-containing protein, with amino-acid sequence MRQSKLFSKVLREEPKDEKSINAKLLVRAGFVDKLMAGVYSFLPLGNFVLKKIENIIREEMLKVDAFEVFLPTLHPKENWQKTGRWEKMDDLYKLKVEDKEFALGPTHEEVISPLVKKFLSSYKDMPLNLFQFQNKFRNEKRAKSGLLRGREFLMKDLYSFNSSEEELENYYEKIKQAYKNIFQRCGIWEKTYLTLASGGSFSKFSHEYQTLTQAGEDIIYICKKCNLAINKEIIDIEEGKCFQCKNSNLKEEKAVEVGNIFKLNEKYSKPFDLSFTDKNGKKKFVLMGCYGIGLSRLMGTIVEVHHDNKGIIWPKEVSPFKFHLIEIGKSGKVKEIANEIYQFDEENILYDDREDKSAGEKFAEADLIGISLRIIVSDKTAEKESVEIKERGEEFSKVIKKDEIKKIIK; translated from the coding sequence ATGAGACAATCAAAACTTTTCAGCAAAGTATTGAGAGAAGAACCAAAAGACGAAAAAAGTATTAACGCCAAGCTTCTTGTAAGAGCTGGTTTTGTTGACAAACTAATGGCCGGAGTTTATTCTTTTCTTCCTCTTGGAAATTTTGTTTTAAAGAAAATAGAAAATATTATTCGTGAAGAAATGCTTAAAGTTGACGCTTTCGAAGTTTTTTTACCGACTCTTCATCCGAAAGAAAACTGGCAAAAAACCGGACGTTGGGAAAAAATGGACGATTTGTACAAACTCAAAGTTGAAGACAAAGAATTTGCCCTTGGACCGACCCATGAAGAAGTAATTTCTCCCTTAGTAAAAAAGTTTTTGTCTTCCTATAAAGATATGCCCCTTAATTTATTTCAATTTCAAAATAAATTTAGAAATGAAAAGAGGGCAAAATCGGGATTGCTTAGGGGTCGGGAATTTTTAATGAAAGACCTTTATTCTTTTAACTCTTCAGAAGAAGAATTGGAAAATTATTATGAGAAGATTAAACAAGCTTACAAAAATATTTTTCAAAGATGCGGTATTTGGGAAAAAACTTATCTTACTCTTGCAAGCGGAGGAAGTTTTTCAAAATTTTCCCACGAATATCAAACTTTAACGCAAGCAGGGGAGGATATAATATATATATGTAAGAAATGTAATCTTGCCATTAATAAGGAAATTATAGACATAGAAGAAGGAAAATGCTTTCAGTGTAAAAATAGTAATTTGAAAGAGGAAAAGGCGGTTGAGGTTGGAAATATATTCAAACTTAATGAAAAGTATAGTAAACCTTTTGATCTTTCTTTTACGGATAAAAATGGAAAGAAGAAATTTGTTTTAATGGGATGCTACGGAATAGGCCTTTCCCGACTGATGGGAACAATTGTTGAGGTTCATCATGACAACAAAGGGATTATCTGGCCAAAAGAAGTTTCTCCTTTTAAATTTCACTTGATTGAAATAGGCAAAAGCGGTAAAGTAAAGGAAATTGCGAATGAAATTTATCAGTTTGATGAGGAAAATATCCTTTATGACGACAGAGAAGACAAATCAGCTGGTGAAAAATTTGCCGAGGCAGATTTGATAGGCATAAGTTTAAGGATTATAGTAAGCGATAAAACGGCTGAAAAAGAAAGTGTGGAAATAAAGGAAAGGGGAGAAGAATTCTCAAAAGTTATAAAGAAAGACGAAATCAAAAAAATAATCAAATGA
- the rplK gene encoding 50S ribosomal protein L11 has protein sequence MAKKIKTVIKIQLAAGKATPAPPVGPVLAQHGVNISEFCQKFNDKTKDQVGFVIPAEITVYEDRTYDFVLKESPAAELLKKAAGIEKGSGTPNKKKVGKISKEKLKEIAQRKMKDLNTTNIEAAMKTLEGTAKNMGIEIG, from the coding sequence ATGGCTAAAAAAATAAAAACAGTTATTAAAATTCAGCTTGCAGCCGGAAAAGCAACTCCGGCTCCACCCGTGGGACCAGTACTGGCCCAGCACGGAGTGAATATTTCCGAATTTTGCCAAAAATTCAACGATAAGACAAAAGATCAGGTAGGGTTTGTTATCCCGGCGGAAATTACCGTTTACGAAGACAGAACGTATGATTTTGTTCTAAAGGAATCTCCTGCAGCGGAGCTCTTAAAGAAAGCTGCCGGGATTGAAAAAGGATCAGGTACTCCCAATAAGAAAAAAGTAGGGAAGATAAGTAAAGAAAAATTAAAGGAAATTGCGCAGCGAAAAATGAAAGATCTCAATACTACAAACATTGAAGCTGCAATGAAAACATTAGAAGGGACGGCGAAAAACATGGGTATTGAAATCGGATAA
- the gatA gene encoding Asp-tRNA(Asn)/Glu-tRNA(Gln) amidotransferase subunit GatA: MEDFTISELYRKLRDKDISALEVAKKYIDRIKEEDNNIGAFLSFDEERAISSAKLADKEISEGKGSLLTGIPFALKDNILVEDLKNTCASKILKDYIAPYDATCFKKLKEKGAVLLGKTNLDEFAMGASTENSAFSITKNPKDKERVPGGSSGGSAAAVSSNMCVFALGSDTGGSIRQPASFCSVVGLKPTYGAVSRYGLTAFASSLDQIGPLSKNVEDAKIVFNVIKGKDINDSTSVDYKKREEKKNLKIGLPKEYFADGLDKEIERLISKEIEKIKKLGFEIKEISLPNTKYVIPVYYLTSSPEASSNLSRFDGIKYGLSIQGEKTNNLFDVYSKTREEGFGDEVKRRIILGTYALSSGYYDAYYLKAQKVRTLIARDFDNAFKDVDIIISPVSPFSAFKIGEKKDDPLSMYLCDILTAPVSLAGLPALSLPLKVNDLPVGLQIIGRHFEEENIFKFAKILEENE; this comes from the coding sequence ATGGAAGATTTTACAATTTCAGAGCTTTATAGAAAGTTAAGAGATAAAGATATTTCTGCTTTGGAAGTGGCAAAAAAATATATAGATAGAATAAAAGAAGAGGACAATAATATCGGGGCTTTTTTATCGTTTGATGAGGAAAGAGCAATCAGCTCTGCCAAGTTAGCCGATAAAGAAATTTCGGAGGGAAAAGGCTCTTTGCTAACAGGAATACCTTTTGCTCTTAAAGACAATATTTTAGTTGAAGATTTGAAAAATACTTGTGCTTCTAAAATACTTAAGGATTATATTGCTCCCTATGACGCTACTTGTTTTAAAAAATTAAAAGAGAAAGGAGCAGTTTTGCTCGGAAAAACAAACCTTGATGAATTTGCAATGGGAGCTTCTACAGAAAATTCCGCTTTTTCTATTACAAAGAATCCGAAAGATAAAGAGCGCGTTCCCGGAGGAAGTTCTGGAGGGTCCGCTGCCGCTGTTTCTTCCAATATGTGTGTTTTTGCCCTCGGATCTGATACAGGCGGGTCTATAAGGCAGCCAGCCAGCTTTTGTTCTGTTGTTGGATTAAAACCAACCTATGGAGCCGTTTCAAGATATGGCCTTACTGCTTTTGCTTCTTCTCTTGACCAAATAGGCCCTTTATCGAAAAACGTGGAAGATGCAAAAATTGTCTTTAACGTTATAAAAGGAAAAGATATTAATGATTCTACTAGTGTTGATTATAAAAAAAGAGAAGAGAAAAAAAATTTGAAAATAGGATTGCCGAAAGAATATTTTGCCGATGGGCTTGATAAAGAGATTGAAAGGTTAATTTCAAAAGAAATTGAAAAGATAAAAAAATTAGGATTTGAAATAAAAGAAATAAGTTTGCCTAACACAAAGTATGTAATACCTGTTTATTATCTAACCAGTTCTCCTGAAGCGTCTTCAAACCTTTCTCGATTTGACGGCATAAAGTACGGGTTATCAATTCAAGGAGAAAAGACAAATAATTTATTTGATGTTTATTCCAAAACGAGGGAGGAGGGATTCGGAGATGAGGTAAAAAGAAGAATTATTCTCGGAACATATGCTCTATCTTCCGGTTATTATGATGCTTATTATCTTAAAGCTCAAAAAGTAAGGACTTTAATAGCCAGAGATTTTGACAATGCGTTTAAAGATGTTGATATTATAATCAGTCCCGTTTCTCCTTTTTCTGCTTTTAAAATAGGGGAAAAAAAAGATGACCCTCTTTCAATGTATCTTTGCGATATTCTTACCGCTCCGGTAAGTCTTGCCGGGCTTCCCGCTCTTTCTTTGCCTCTTAAAGTAAACGATTTGCCTGTTGGTTTGCAGATTATAGGCAGGCATTTTGAAGAAGAAAATATATTTAAATTTGCTAAAATATTAGAAGAAAATGAATGA
- the secE gene encoding preprotein translocase subunit SecE — protein MNKIKKGINFLGEVKTEIKKVNWPTRKETTRYTLIVIGISFALATYLGALDFIFSFLLRTFVI, from the coding sequence ATGAATAAAATTAAAAAAGGAATAAATTTTTTAGGAGAAGTAAAAACGGAAATTAAGAAGGTTAATTGGCCGACAAGGAAAGAAACAACAAGGTATACTTTAATTGTGATAGGTATTTCTTTCGCTCTTGCCACTTATCTTGGCGCTCTTGATTTTATCTTCAGTTTTTTACTGAGGACATTTGTAATTTAA
- a CDS encoding rRNA adenine N-6-methyltransferase family protein yields MIKSNLAGNFLRDKNVASVFPTTKKTVSKICSSIDFEKNIIIVEYGPGTGIFTEYLLSKMNKDSKLIVIEKNKNLSFFLKNKFKDKRLRIFNDSAENIKDILKKEKIRGIDYIISGIPLSFLSSLQRDNLLKDTYNILKKGGKFLVYQFSRKSKSLIAKHFDQIFSYLQIFNIPPLFVFEASKKSEKSKFSS; encoded by the coding sequence ATGATTAAAAGTAATTTGGCAGGCAATTTTTTGAGAGATAAAAACGTAGCTTCTGTTTTTCCGACGACAAAAAAGACCGTCTCAAAAATATGCAGCTCAATTGATTTTGAAAAAAATATTATTATTGTTGAATATGGTCCGGGAACAGGCATTTTCACAGAGTATTTACTGTCTAAAATGAATAAAGATTCAAAATTGATTGTTATTGAAAAAAATAAAAATCTTTCTTTCTTTCTTAAAAATAAATTTAAAGACAAACGCCTTAGAATATTTAATGATAGCGCAGAAAATATTAAAGATATTTTAAAGAAAGAAAAAATCAGAGGCATTGACTATATTATTTCAGGGATACCTCTTTCATTTTTAAGCTCTTTGCAAAGAGATAATTTGCTTAAAGATACTTATAATATTCTAAAAAAAGGAGGAAAATTTCTTGTCTATCAATTTTCAAGAAAGTCAAAAAGCTTAATTGCAAAGCATTTTGACCAAATTTTTTCCTATCTTCAAATCTTTAATATCCCTCCTTTGTTTGTTTTTGAAGCGTCAAAAAAAAGCGAAAAGAGCAAGTTTTCTTCTTGA
- the gyrB gene encoding DNA topoisomerase (ATP-hydrolyzing) subunit B → MKEKKSSYSAKDIYVLEGLDPVRKRPGMYIGSTGVDGLHHLVWECLDNIIDEFMGGNGNKGEIALLQNNRVRVSDNGRGIPVDRHALTKKSALETIMTTLHAGGKFGGDAYKVSGGLHGVGISVVCALSSYMKAEVKRDGFIFTQEYAKGKPMTKVKKIGPSKETGTTIIFEPDEEIFKEIKFDKKKILSHLRQQSYLTKGIRIDFKDEREKGKESSYSFYFEGGLKSYIKYLTRGVNLQHQNVFYCSGEKNEIIIEAGFQYSDEYECYEESFANNIFTPEGGTHLTGFRTALTRTLNDYARRNDILKSSDDNLTGEDVREGFTGVISIKIREPQFEGQTKAKLGNPEVKPVADQIVSENLADFLERNPQDARSIIEKCLLSAKARKAARAAKETVLRKGVLDGLALPGKLADCSSKKPEESEIFIVEGDSAGGSCKSARDRRFQAILPLRGKILNVERARLDKILASKEIRALVIALGTAIGDDFNIEKLRYHKIILTLDADVDGSHIRTLLLTFFYRYFKPIIEKGHLYIAQPPLYKLQSGKRVEYVYTEEQKNIIIESFKKDKIANISIQRYKGLGEMDPSLLWETTMDPEKRMLYRVLIEDGKEVDRIFDTLMGNEVFPRKKFIQTYAKEVRNLDI, encoded by the coding sequence ATGAAAGAAAAAAAATCATCTTATTCAGCCAAAGATATTTATGTTTTAGAGGGTCTTGATCCTGTCAGGAAAAGGCCAGGAATGTATATAGGTTCAACCGGAGTTGATGGTCTTCATCATCTTGTTTGGGAATGTCTTGATAATATTATAGACGAATTTATGGGGGGGAACGGGAATAAGGGGGAAATCGCTCTTTTGCAAAATAACAGGGTAAGAGTAAGCGATAATGGAAGAGGAATACCGGTAGACAGGCATGCTTTGACCAAGAAATCGGCTCTAGAAACGATTATGACAACTCTTCATGCCGGAGGAAAATTTGGAGGAGATGCTTATAAAGTTTCAGGAGGGCTTCATGGAGTTGGTATTTCCGTTGTTTGTGCTCTTTCTTCATATATGAAAGCGGAAGTAAAGAGAGACGGCTTTATTTTTACCCAAGAATATGCAAAAGGAAAGCCAATGACAAAGGTTAAAAAAATTGGTCCATCCAAGGAGACAGGAACGACTATAATTTTTGAACCGGATGAAGAAATATTCAAAGAGATAAAATTTGACAAGAAAAAGATTTTAAGCCATCTTAGGCAACAGTCATATCTTACAAAAGGCATAAGAATTGATTTTAAAGATGAAAGAGAGAAAGGGAAAGAATCTTCATACTCTTTTTATTTTGAAGGAGGATTAAAATCTTATATCAAGTATTTAACAAGAGGGGTAAATTTGCAGCATCAGAATGTTTTTTATTGCTCTGGAGAAAAAAATGAAATTATAATTGAAGCAGGTTTTCAATATTCTGACGAATATGAATGCTATGAAGAAAGTTTTGCCAATAATATTTTCACTCCCGAAGGAGGGACTCATCTTACAGGATTTAGAACCGCTCTTACGAGGACTTTAAACGATTATGCCAGACGGAATGACATTTTAAAGAGCTCAGATGACAATCTTACAGGAGAAGACGTGAGAGAGGGGTTTACCGGGGTTATTTCAATAAAAATAAGAGAACCTCAATTCGAAGGTCAGACAAAAGCAAAACTCGGCAATCCTGAAGTAAAGCCGGTTGCGGACCAAATTGTTTCAGAAAACTTGGCTGATTTTTTAGAAAGGAATCCTCAAGATGCAAGGTCAATAATTGAAAAATGTCTTTTATCCGCTAAAGCTAGAAAAGCGGCAAGAGCGGCAAAAGAGACCGTTCTTAGAAAAGGGGTTTTGGACGGGCTTGCTCTGCCAGGGAAACTTGCGGATTGTTCTTCTAAAAAGCCGGAAGAATCGGAGATTTTCATAGTGGAAGGAGATTCTGCCGGAGGTTCTTGTAAATCAGCAAGAGACAGAAGATTTCAGGCAATACTGCCTTTAAGAGGAAAAATTCTTAATGTTGAAAGAGCCAGGCTTGATAAAATACTGGCCTCAAAAGAAATCAGGGCTCTTGTTATTGCTCTTGGAACTGCAATAGGAGATGATTTTAATATAGAGAAACTGAGGTATCATAAGATTATTCTTACCCTTGATGCTGATGTTGATGGATCGCATATCAGAACATTGCTTCTTACTTTTTTTTACAGATATTTTAAGCCCATAATAGAAAAGGGCCATTTATACATTGCCCAGCCCCCTCTCTACAAGCTTCAATCGGGAAAAAGAGTGGAATATGTATATACCGAAGAACAAAAAAATATCATAATTGAATCATTTAAGAAAGATAAAATTGCAAATATATCAATTCAAAGGTATAAAGGATTAGGAGAAATGGATCCCTCCTTATTATGGGAAACAACAATGGATCCTGAGAAAAGAATGCTCTATAGAGTGCTTATTGAAGACGGAAAAGAGGTGGACAGGATATTTGACACTTTAATGGGTAATGAGGTTTTTCCAAGAAAGAAGTTTATTCAAACATACGCAAAGGAAGTAAGAAATCTTGATATATAA
- the gatC gene encoding Asp-tRNA(Asn)/Glu-tRNA(Gln) amidotransferase subunit GatC yields MIKKEEVEKIAKLARIDLQQKEISKMETEMSTILDYFDRLSEIDVSNVEPFHFSFLDGNTSREDLILIKKEEVKKSFPKKEGDYLKVKEVF; encoded by the coding sequence ATGATAAAAAAAGAAGAAGTAGAAAAAATAGCTAAATTGGCAAGAATTGACCTTCAGCAAAAAGAAATATCCAAAATGGAAACAGAGATGTCAACTATTCTTGACTATTTTGACCGTCTTTCTGAAATTGATGTTTCAAATGTTGAGCCATTCCACTTTTCTTTTTTAGACGGAAATACGTCAAGAGAAGATTTAATTCTTATTAAAAAAGAAGAAGTAAAAAAATCTTTTCCTAAAAAGGAAGGAGATTATCTAAAAGTAAAAGAAGTTTTTTGA